The proteins below come from a single Oribacterium sp. oral taxon 102 genomic window:
- a CDS encoding HNH endonuclease: MPRKPKRPCSYPGCPNLTDGRFCEEHAKEEARRYEHYDRDPATKRRYGRAWKRIRDSYAAAHPLCEECLAKGVYTPTEEIHHMLPLSQGGTHDRENLKALCKACHARIHAKRGDRWHNT; the protein is encoded by the coding sequence ATGCCGAGAAAGCCGAAGCGTCCCTGTTCTTATCCAGGCTGTCCTAATCTCACGGACGGTCGCTTCTGTGAGGAGCACGCCAAGGAGGAAGCCAGGCGCTACGAACATTATGATAGAGATCCTGCCACCAAGCGTCGCTACGGTCGTGCCTGGAAGCGAATCCGTGACAGCTATGCCGCTGCTCATCCGCTTTGTGAAGAGTGCCTTGCGAAGGGTGTTTATACACCAACCGAGGAGATTCATCACATGCTTCCGCTATCTCAGGGCGGAACCCATGACCGTGAGAACCTGAAAGCCCTGTGCAAGGCCTGCCATGCACGCATTCATGCAAAACGCGGTGACCGCTGGCACAACACATAA